A DNA window from Enterobacter cloacae subsp. cloacae ATCC 13047 contains the following coding sequences:
- the murC gene encoding UDP-N-acetylmuramate--L-alanine ligase, producing MNTQQLAKLRSIVPEMRRVRHIHFVGIGGAGMGGIAEVLANEGYQISGSDLAPNPVTQQLASLGATIYFNHRPENVRDASVVVVSSAISSDNPEIVAAHEARIPVIRRAEMLAELMRFRHGIAIAGTHGKTTTTAMVSSIYAEAGLDPTFVNGGLVKAAGVHARLGHSRYLIAEADESDASFLHLQPMVAIVTNIEADHMDTYQGDFENLKQTFINFLHNLPFYGRAVMCVDDPVIRELLPRVGRQITTYGFSEDADVRVEEYKQIGAQGHFTLARQDKELLHVTLNAPGRHNALNAAAAVAVATEEGIDDDAILRALESFQGTGRRFDFLGEFPLDAVNGKPGTAMLVDDYGHHPTEVDATIKAARAGWPEKNLVMIFQPHRFTRTRDLYDDFASVLSQVDTLLMLDVYSAGETPIPGADSRSLCRTIRGRGKVDPILVSDPAQVAEILAPVLTGNDLILIQGAGNIGKIARTLAEIKLKPQTQEDEHHG from the coding sequence ATGAATACACAACAACTGGCAAAACTGCGTTCAATCGTGCCCGAGATGCGTCGCGTCCGGCACATTCACTTTGTTGGCATCGGTGGTGCTGGCATGGGCGGTATTGCCGAAGTGTTAGCTAACGAAGGCTATCAGATCAGCGGGTCTGACCTGGCGCCAAACCCTGTTACGCAGCAACTGGCGTCGCTTGGGGCGACTATCTATTTCAACCATCGCCCGGAAAACGTGCGCGATGCGAGTGTGGTGGTGGTATCCAGCGCCATCTCCTCTGATAACCCGGAAATCGTGGCCGCGCATGAAGCGCGTATTCCGGTGATCCGCCGCGCGGAAATGCTGGCAGAGCTGATGCGTTTCCGTCACGGGATTGCGATTGCCGGGACGCACGGTAAAACCACGACCACGGCGATGGTTTCCAGTATTTATGCCGAAGCGGGTCTCGACCCGACGTTCGTCAACGGCGGTCTGGTAAAAGCAGCAGGTGTGCATGCGCGTCTGGGCCACAGCCGTTATCTGATTGCGGAAGCGGATGAGAGCGATGCGTCGTTCCTGCATCTGCAGCCGATGGTGGCGATTGTCACTAACATCGAAGCTGACCACATGGATACCTACCAGGGCGACTTCGAGAACTTAAAGCAGACCTTTATCAACTTCCTGCATAACCTGCCGTTCTATGGACGCGCGGTAATGTGTGTGGACGATCCGGTCATTCGCGAGTTGTTGCCGCGGGTTGGTCGTCAGATCACCACCTATGGTTTCAGTGAAGACGCGGATGTTCGCGTGGAAGAGTACAAACAGATTGGTGCGCAGGGGCATTTCACCCTGGCGCGTCAGGACAAAGAGCTACTGCACGTGACGCTGAACGCACCAGGCCGTCATAACGCCCTGAACGCAGCCGCGGCGGTGGCCGTCGCGACGGAAGAAGGCATTGATGACGATGCGATCCTGCGTGCTCTGGAAAGCTTCCAGGGAACCGGGCGTCGTTTCGACTTCCTTGGCGAATTCCCGCTGGATGCGGTAAACGGTAAACCGGGTACTGCCATGCTGGTAGACGACTATGGCCACCATCCAACCGAAGTGGACGCGACCATTAAGGCCGCACGTGCGGGATGGCCAGAGAAGAACCTGGTGATGATCTTCCAGCCACACCGTTTTACGCGTACGCGCGATCTGTATGACGATTTCGCCAGCGTGCTGTCCCAGGTGGACACATTGCTGATGCTGGATGTTTATTCTGCAGGTGAAACGCCGATCCCAGGCGCGGACAGCCGTTCTCTGTGTCGAACCATTCGCGGACGCGGTAAAGTAGACCCTATTTTGGTTTCGGATCCTGCTCAGGTCGCCGAAATTCTGGCGCCGGTACTGACAGGTAACGATTTGATTCTGATTCAGGGCGCGGGAAATATCGGCAAAATCGCCCGTACCTTAGCTGAAATCAAACTGAAGCCGCAAACTCAGGAGGATGAGCATCATGGCTGA
- a CDS encoding D-alanine--D-alanine ligase: protein MADKIAVLSGGTSAEREVSLNSGAAVLAGLREAGVNAHLVDPKEVDVTQLKAMGFDKVFIALHGRGGEDGTLQGLLDLIGMPYTGSGVMASAISMDKLRSKLLWQGAGLPVAPWVALTRREFEMGLQDSVNARIAELGLPVIVKPSREGSSVGMSKVDKADDLSSALAVAFQHDEEVLIEKWLSGPEFTVAMLGEEILPSIRIQPAGVFYDYEAKYLSDETQYFCPAGLEAEREADLQSLVLKAWHVLGCSGWGRIDVMLDSDGQFYLLEANTSPGMTSHSLVPMAARQAGMSFSQLVVRILDQAG, encoded by the coding sequence ATGGCTGATAAGATTGCTGTCCTGTCTGGCGGCACCTCCGCCGAGCGCGAGGTTTCCCTGAATTCAGGCGCTGCGGTACTGGCGGGCCTGCGTGAGGCTGGCGTTAATGCACATCTGGTCGATCCGAAAGAGGTCGATGTAACGCAGCTGAAAGCAATGGGCTTCGATAAAGTCTTTATTGCTCTGCACGGTCGTGGGGGAGAAGACGGTACCCTGCAAGGGTTGCTGGATCTCATCGGTATGCCCTACACCGGCAGCGGCGTGATGGCCTCCGCCATCTCAATGGATAAACTGCGCAGTAAGCTGCTGTGGCAGGGAGCGGGTTTGCCGGTTGCGCCGTGGGTTGCGTTGACGCGCCGCGAATTTGAAATGGGCCTTCAGGATAGCGTTAATGCACGCATTGCTGAGCTGGGCTTACCAGTTATTGTAAAGCCCAGCCGTGAAGGGTCGAGCGTTGGGATGTCCAAAGTTGATAAAGCTGACGATTTATCGTCTGCTTTAGCGGTGGCATTTCAACACGATGAAGAAGTTCTGATTGAAAAATGGCTCAGCGGACCGGAATTTACCGTGGCGATGCTTGGTGAAGAAATTTTACCGTCGATTCGCATCCAACCTGCTGGCGTCTTCTATGATTATGAGGCGAAGTATCTCTCTGACGAGACGCAATATTTCTGCCCTGCAGGTCTTGAAGCAGAACGTGAAGCGGATTTACAGTCCCTGGTGCTTAAAGCCTGGCATGTTCTTGGTTGCAGTGGCTGGGGACGCATTGATGTGATGCTCGACAGCGATGGGCAATTTTATTTACTGGAAGCAAATACCTCTCCAGGCATGACCAGCCACAGCCTTGTGCCGATGGCCGCGCGTCAGGCGGGGATGAGCTTCTCGCAGTTAGTCGTACGTATTCTGGACCAGGCGGGCTGA
- the ftsQ gene encoding cell division protein FtsQ yields MSQAALNTRNRDDEEEYSSSRRSNGTRLAGIIFLLGVLCTVFISGWMVLGWMEDAQRLPLSKLVVTGERHYTRNDDIRQSILALGSPGTFMTQDVNIIQSQIERLPWIKQASVRKQWPDELKIHLVEYVPIARWNDQHMVDVDGNSFSVPADRVNKQNLPMLYGPEGSENEVLQGFREMGQVLAKDRFTLKEAAMTARRSWQLTLTNGIKLNLGRGDTMKRLARFVELYPVLQQQAQTDGKRISYVDLRYDSGAAVGWVPAPVEEPNQQQNQAQVQAEQQ; encoded by the coding sequence ATGTCTCAGGCTGCATTGAACACGCGCAACCGCGATGACGAGGAAGAATATTCTTCTTCACGCCGGAGTAATGGAACGCGTCTTGCAGGGATTATTTTCCTGCTCGGGGTGCTGTGCACCGTGTTTATCAGCGGCTGGATGGTACTGGGCTGGATGGAAGATGCGCAGCGGTTGCCGCTGTCGAAGCTGGTGGTCACCGGTGAACGCCACTACACGCGTAACGATGATATTCGCCAGTCGATTCTGGCACTGGGGTCGCCTGGCACCTTTATGACGCAGGATGTCAACATTATCCAGAGTCAGATTGAACGTCTGCCCTGGATAAAACAGGCGAGTGTAAGAAAGCAATGGCCTGATGAATTGAAGATTCATCTGGTTGAATATGTGCCCATTGCGCGTTGGAATGATCAGCACATGGTTGACGTAGACGGAAATTCCTTCAGCGTCCCGGCCGATCGTGTCAACAAGCAAAATTTACCGATGTTGTATGGTCCTGAAGGCAGCGAAAACGAAGTGTTACAGGGTTTTCGCGAGATGGGGCAAGTGCTGGCGAAGGACAGGTTTACGTTAAAAGAAGCTGCGATGACGGCGCGCCGTTCGTGGCAGCTCACCTTAACGAATGGCATTAAGCTCAACCTTGGCCGCGGCGACACGATGAAGCGTCTGGCGCGTTTTGTAGAACTTTACCCGGTTTTACAGCAGCAGGCACAGACTGACGGCAAACGGATAAGCTACGTTGATTTGCGCTATGACTCAGGCGCAGCAGTCGGTTGGGTACCGGCTCCGGTCGAGGAACCTAATCAGCAACAGAATCAGGCACAGGTACAGGCAGAACAACAATGA